DNA sequence from the Littorina saxatilis isolate snail1 linkage group LG9, US_GU_Lsax_2.0, whole genome shotgun sequence genome:
AAGCTGCCCGATATATTTTGACGTCATTGGTAATGTTGCACAGTTAAAATGGATCTCGACAATTCATCAGACAGGATTCGCTCAAGTAAGCTTCCTCATGCTACTAACTCCGAAGCCAGAGTAGTGTTGCCAACGTTTAAATGGATCTTGGCAATTCATCAGACTGGGAGACTCGCCCCAATGCTCATGCTACTCCAATCCCAGAATTATTGGAAAGAAACGGATGGGAATTGGGTGACACTATCTACTCACTTTCCCAGATCGTGCTTGGCATACTGACCGTTCTGGTCAATTCCCTTGTGCCATTAGCTTTATGGCGTCACAAACAATTACGATCGCGGACCAATTATTACATCTGCAACTTAGCTGTAGCTGGCATCCTTGAGGGCCTTTGCGTTCCCACTCTCTCTACCGTTTCTCATGCAGGACTGCCGAAAAGCTTCCACGGATGTGTTTTCATGAACAGTATTTTGACAGTCTTCGCAAATGTCACGGTACTCAGCCTTGTATGTGTAGCGTTTGACCGTTTCTTGTCCATCAACAGTCCATTGTACCATTACTGTTCGTCAACGCCCATCTCTGTTGCCATACTGACAGCTGCCGCCTGGGTTGTGGGAACTCTGAATGGGCTTATTCCTCTCATGGGCTGGCATAAAGATCCTCAGGGCTTTACAACATGCTCCTTCCGTAGGGTCATTCCGCTGACCTACAGCGTGTACGTCAATTTTTTTGGTTTCCTGGTTCCAATCCTCTTCCTCGTGATGGTTTTCCATATaaagatgtttttttcttttcaagcaCACAACAGGAAGAGTAACCTGAAATACGGAACTGGCTTGTCAAGAAAAAAATCACGTCGTCTGCTTGCGCGGCAGAGGGAGATcaaattgacaaaaattctGTCTCTCATCTTCGTCTTGTTTGCTGTCTGCTATTTTCCTCTGCAAATCATCAGCTGCATTCGGATGTGGTCTCCGGACACTTACGTAAGCTTTGACCTGATTAAGTTTACCGTTTTTCTCTCGCAAGTCAACCCTCTCATCAACCCCGTAATATATGCGTTCAACCAACCGGGATTCAGGAACGTTCTAATGGGCAGCCTTCCTGCCTGTTGCTTCTGCCTTATGAAAATGTCCAAGTCGAGAGCGTCATTGGGGGGTAAGAGAGCGAACAACGAAGACGAGCCTGGCACATCATCCAACTCAATAGGACTCTACACAGCGTTTGCATCGTCCAACATCACTCAAAACGTTGACAAGAAAACGCAGAACGGTGAATGTTTAAAGCAGGGACCCAACTCTGACTTGGCAGAAAAGGAATTGGTCCAGACAGGTAAAAACCCTTCATTGCCTGCAATCTACGGAACAGCCCATACCAGTACAAATCTATCTAAAGCTGTAGTTCGTAAAACAGCCTCGTTGTTTGACGTTCTACAGCTGCCATTTGAAGACGGCGCAAGGATTGAGTGCTTCAGCAAAGACAACGGAAAGGAGGACACTTCGATGTCTTCAATATCTTCCAGTCTGAAAGAAGTGTCGGTCTATAACATGGACGAAAACAGCAAACTTAGTTCTTCTGTTAACAGCGAGGCACCCATCGCGGCAAAGGAAGGGCAACAATAAAACCTAGTTGGTGTAAGGCGTACGTATGGCAGGTGCTGTTACTGCACTCTCGCTCAATGTCAATAGGAAGCGACCATTACAATTGTTCTTTGTCCGGGGGTCCTATAGCTAAAACCAAAAGATGTGAAACCTGAAAGTTAATCTGTCCTAACCTCAGTTATGATCGGCTGTGAGCttaggcctgaaagtggcgagtaatttactcgccatggcgagtagaaacatgtaaatggcaagtacaAATGTAAATCTACtcaccaaatgcgagtaaagttgccgaaacaaatggttggtttggcgagtaaaaatacacaaatttgctctctggctagtaaattatgagaagtactagccaaaaGCTAGTGCCCCATTccgtggactttcagcgctgagcTACCTGCAGCACATCCACACATATCTATTACTTGTATCTCCTTGTCCTGAGAGCAATCAATACTACCAAAATCGTCATCTTCGTTACTGTCCGGACGTGCTgttaaagatttttttttaacaaaatataGACAAGCTTTTCCTGATCACATTCACGATTATTCTAAATGACACGACCACCAATGCTGTTGTTGCAGGCACTTTTGTGCAAGAGTAAGTCTTTGTGTGACCACACCATGGCTACACGTAAAACAGTaactttgcttttcttgtttacacttttttttctttttttattcttcttttttttttctttttttttttggggggggggggggggggcagtaatATACAGTGGGAtccctctttttaagacctaaaaaaaatctgataaaatcGTGTCTAAAAAAAGGGGGGGTCAGTTAACTGGAGTTTATGTataaaacatctgagaaaatttGATCTTGAATGGGCGGAAGTTCTAATCGGGGGATGAGGGTCTGTACATCCTTCCTTATGTTATAACTAAATAATATACCTGGATGATGTGATGTTGTTTGGATCTGGATTCATttcctttcgctgccaatcaaaacttgcgtatatgtgcattcctgactgccagggaatattggagttcggggtgtaataattcacaacaaattctagctccaaactggcaggagcctgtaggtaggtaagtaaaacctatgttatttttaaaggaaattgaaccaagaatctgtttttagtgtctaatcatggaaataatagtttggcttataatgatgtttaaatatgaactcttgaaaaatcagtccggcgcatcttccggtgcctgtggatcaaacacaggtggctgttttgcttgctccaaaAAAGGATTATAATTAGTGTCATTTACCTGTTTCCtacgaatcgtccgaaagaagatctccccctttccctgtcactgtcagtatcaataatcatttgcaccgcctgtagcgtcagtccggctttgttttttcctactagggcccggtcgactgtcaccgttagccatttggACCAGTCGAGATTGctctcccctaccctgtcgccaaggccgaaaatagccttcagacgcaaaaccgcgtcaccatttatgtttattcatgagaatgaggtatccatccaagccattggctgctatttgtgtgtcagcagtgacgttgcatttctggaaaattcctgaacggagaagacgggtaaacccgtcctaaggcgctgcggctgcacaagcgcatgacgggtatacccgtcctaaggcagtcaagggttTTTTAACATATATTGATTCCATGCGCCTATGAGCCCGCGCGTTCTAATCTTGACTATTATGAGTGGACTATTTGCGCTTCGATACTGattttgaaagagagagagaaaatgtaagttttacgccctcacggcaaagccattaggggcacgttacacgggaaaaccctgctttgtataaataaaaaaat
Encoded proteins:
- the LOC138977393 gene encoding adenosine receptor A2b-like, with translation MDLGNSSDWETRPNAHATPIPELLERNGWELGDTIYSLSQIVLGILTVLVNSLVPLALWRHKQLRSRTNYYICNLAVAGILEGLCVPTLSTVSHAGLPKSFHGCVFMNSILTVFANVTVLSLVCVAFDRFLSINSPLYHYCSSTPISVAILTAAAWVVGTLNGLIPLMGWHKDPQGFTTCSFRRVIPLTYSVYVNFFGFLVPILFLVMVFHIKMFFSFQAHNRKSNLKYGTGLSRKKSRRLLARQREIKLTKILSLIFVLFAVCYFPLQIISCIRMWSPDTYVSFDLIKFTVFLSQVNPLINPVIYAFNQPGFRNVLMGSLPACCFCLMKMSKSRASLGGKRANNEDEPGTSSNSIGLYTAFASSNITQNVDKKTQNGECLKQGPNSDLAEKELVQTGKNPSLPAIYGTAHTSTNLSKAVVRKTASLFDVLQLPFEDGARIECFSKDNGKEDTSMSSISSSLKEVSVYNMDENSKLSSSVNSEAPIAAKEGQQ